From one Mytilus trossulus isolate FHL-02 chromosome 10, PNRI_Mtr1.1.1.hap1, whole genome shotgun sequence genomic stretch:
- the LOC134686209 gene encoding 3-[(3aS,4S,7aS)-7a-methyl-1,5-dioxo-octahydro-1H-inden-4-yl]propanoyl:CoA ligase-like — MEQSNEKQSYAFTVDTSEVPYQAIPYLLRDNVKICPDREAIVFLTTTGKRSCVKYQELYDSAIYFAKGLLETGIKRNDVVAISNKNCVEWAISSLGVQMTGAIPLHFFFKRSDGSDLLETLHGIPRCTTLIIEPGHLDKNVDICKKLACSFQPEVSSSISSKLLVDLYQVLLLEPSDNGTRCSTVADLIEKGKVSNIALPLISPDDIAAIFLTSGSTGIPKAVPHTHLSLIRSLYDFGNYMDLEPGTRYYNDRPFSWLGGYPGVYMVHQSTRVTASDIMALKSIDEINCFTTKTLEAEKCTVALLITPCLHDMMHNKLPPCKQWPMKVIATGGLPVESSCTKAAGVLADKVVVVYGLTEVGFAATLSVSNPNEFEDHSIGFPAPGVELKIVDDDGNIVTKGTSGEIYFRSRDRFQGYLNNKEKSVLCSDKAGWYKTDDIGIMRENGMFVVTGRKSDMMIIGGLLVSPLYVENIIKKHPKVVDAYIYPVHNDKMFQCAYAAIVVEPEGALSEEDLRNYIVQQQAGNQDSFLAKRYIPEHFIFYKELPHTHNGKLDRKATALMIKSTKGITST; from the coding sequence ATGGAACAAAGCAATGAAAAACAAAGTTATGCATTTACGGTGGATACTTCTGAAGTTCCATATCAAGCTATACCTTATCTGCTAAGAGACAATGTCAAAATATGTCCAGATCGCGAGGCTATTGTTTTCCTTACAACAACAGGGAAAAGAAGTTGCGTTAAATATCAAGAACTTTACGATAGTGCAATATATTTTGCTAAAGGACTTTTGGAGACGGGAATCAAAAGAAACGATGTAGTCGCCATTTCGAACAAAAACTGCGTGGAATGGGCTATCAGTTCACTGGGCGTACAAATGACAGGCGCAATACCgctacatttcttttttaagcGATCAGACGGATCAGATTTACTGGAAACACTGCATGGAATACCAAGATGTACTACATTAATTATTGAACCTGGTCATCTTGATAAGAATGTTGACATATGCAAAAAGTTGGCGTGTAGCTTTCAACCGGAAGTAAGCAGCTCTATATCAAGTAAGTTATTGGTTGATTTATACCAGGTCTTGTTGTTGGAACCCTCTGACAACGGGACACGATGCTCTACTGTTGCCGACCTCATAGAAAAGGGAAAAGTTTCAAATATTGCGCTCCCTTTAATATCACCAGATGATATTGCTGCAATATTTCTTACCTCTGGCAGTACTGGAATTCCAAAGGCAGTTCCGCACACACATTTATCGCTAATTCGAAGTTTGTATGATTTTGGAAACTACATGGATCTAGAACCAGGCACTAGATATTACAATGATCGACCTTTTAGCTGGCTTGGTGGCTACCCTGGTGTATACATGGTTCACCAGTCCACGCGAGTTACTGCAAGTGATATCATGGCATTAAAGAGCATTGACGAAATAAACTGTTTCACCACAAAAACACTTGAAGCAGAAAAGTGTACCGTGGCTTTACTGATAACACCATGTTTACATGATATGATGCATAACAAATTACCACCGTGTAAACAATGGCCAATGAAAGTGATTGCTACTGGAGGATTGCCAGTAGAATCATCTTGTACCAAGGCAGCAGGTGTTTTGGCTGATAAGGTTGTTGTGGTGTATGGTCTCACCGAGGTTGGATTTGCCGCCACTTTGTCAGTTTCAAATCCAAATGAATTTGAAGATCACTCGATCGGGTTTCCGGCACCAGGGGTTGAATTGAAAATAGTAGACGATGACGGGAACATTGTGACAAAGGGCACTTCCGGAGAAATATACTTTCGCAGTAGAGATCGTTTTCAAGGTTACTTGAATAATAAGGAAAAAAGTGTTTTATGTTCAGATAAGGCTGGATGGTATAAGACTGATGATATTGGAATTATGAGAGAAAATGGCATGTTTGTCGTTACAGGGAGAAAATCCGATATGATGATTATTGGTGGCCTTCTTGTGTCCCCACTTTATGTCGAAAATATTATTAAGAAACACCCCAAGGTCGTTGATGCTTACATTTATCCTGTGCATAATGATAAAATGTTTCAATGCGCATATGCGGCGATTGTGGTTGAACCGGAAGGGGCACTCAGTGAAGAAGATTTAaggaattatattgtgcaacaACAAGCCGGAAACCAAGACTCCTTTCTTGCAAAGCGTTACATTCCAGAACATTTTATCTTCTACAAAGAACTGCCGCACACACATAATGGAAAATTAGATAGAAAAGCTACGGCTTTGATGATTAAATCAACAAAAGGCATCACATCAACATGA